A genomic window from Streptomyces sp. WMMC940 includes:
- a CDS encoding site-specific integrase → MSEELINKNVAAWVKVRSGRKRRREPWSVEEARTFLEAARTAVDPLYPDVLVLVLGLRRGEALALTWKNVNLDAGEITVEHQLQRINRQLVHDETKTEASTAALPLPQICVTAVQLRQKAQAVARQAAGAGWVESDFVFTTRFGSPIEPRNFNRSFAARSASAGVRRIRLYDTRHTCGSLLAALDVHPRIAMQILRHSKIAVTMEVYTHIPSEATRKVLRKLGKHLDGPDRK, encoded by the coding sequence ATGTCAGAGGAATTGATCAACAAGAACGTCGCTGCATGGGTCAAGGTTCGCTCCGGACGGAAGCGCCGGCGGGAACCCTGGTCCGTCGAGGAAGCGCGGACGTTTCTGGAAGCCGCCCGGACGGCTGTCGACCCGCTGTACCCGGACGTCCTGGTGCTCGTTCTCGGCTTGCGTCGCGGCGAGGCGCTGGCACTCACCTGGAAGAACGTGAATCTCGACGCGGGAGAGATCACGGTGGAACACCAGCTGCAGCGGATCAACCGTCAGCTGGTGCACGACGAGACCAAGACCGAGGCCTCGACGGCGGCCCTTCCTCTCCCGCAGATCTGTGTCACCGCAGTCCAGCTCAGGCAGAAGGCTCAGGCTGTGGCGCGGCAGGCTGCGGGTGCAGGGTGGGTCGAGTCCGACTTCGTGTTCACCACGAGGTTCGGCAGCCCGATCGAGCCGCGAAACTTCAACCGGTCGTTCGCCGCCCGGTCGGCCTCTGCCGGCGTGCGCCGGATCCGGCTGTACGACACTCGCCACACATGCGGCTCGCTCTTGGCGGCCCTCGACGTGCACCCGCGCATCGCGATGCAGATTCTCCGGCACAGCAAGATCGCGGTGACCATGGAGGTCTACACACACATCCCGTCCGAGGCGACGCGCAAGGTGCTGCGGAAGCTCGGCAAGCACCTGGACGGGCCGGATCGGAAGTAG
- a CDS encoding helix-turn-helix domain-containing protein, with protein MTTTVIEGKWYTTAEVAEMLGFGLSKTKMLVLTGEIRSLKEGRSRRILPRWVDEYVERRAREAQEGLTA; from the coding sequence ATGACCACGACCGTCATCGAGGGCAAGTGGTACACCACCGCCGAGGTCGCCGAAATGCTCGGCTTCGGCCTGTCCAAGACCAAAATGCTCGTCCTCACCGGCGAGATCCGTTCCCTGAAGGAGGGCCGTAGCCGCCGCATCCTTCCTCGCTGGGTCGACGAGTACGTCGAACGTCGGGCCCGTGAGGCCCAGGAAGGATTGACAGCATGA
- a CDS encoding DUF6461 domain-containing protein, with protein sequence MNLVTAHDYAWIRTSPLFRHMMESGYTLTLIRGRSPRAVLRAMEAEPRGTGEGTVGLIEADDAHRAEVDYADWDESYVAGAFKVPGEKGDWTVVLGFDGGLGMPCAETLSEGGRVVAHSNNRGKPIHLFHWFEDGELRTTFEGPSARDGSSPDELVPLLREVGFPLTPEGEHDENAPAVDGKAAVLALAERLTGIRVTESLLQDATYELGLVPEQHAEEWTRLVIDITDAHGERLYQEWTYEEIAAASDRARAEANAPVVITYNEPLAQDRPKHETGE encoded by the coding sequence ATGAACTTGGTGACCGCACACGACTACGCCTGGATCCGCACCTCGCCGCTCTTCCGCCACATGATGGAGAGCGGATACACCCTGACACTGATACGAGGGCGGAGCCCCCGGGCGGTGCTGCGTGCGATGGAGGCGGAACCGCGCGGCACCGGGGAGGGTACGGTTGGGCTGATCGAGGCGGATGACGCTCACCGTGCCGAGGTGGATTACGCCGACTGGGACGAGTCCTACGTCGCGGGCGCCTTCAAGGTCCCAGGAGAGAAGGGCGACTGGACAGTTGTCCTCGGCTTTGACGGTGGCCTTGGAATGCCGTGTGCGGAGACGCTGTCGGAGGGCGGCCGGGTCGTGGCGCACTCGAATAACAGAGGCAAGCCCATCCACCTCTTCCACTGGTTTGAGGACGGTGAGCTCCGTACGACGTTTGAGGGCCCCTCGGCGCGCGATGGCAGCAGCCCCGATGAACTGGTTCCCCTGCTGCGGGAAGTCGGCTTCCCGCTGACTCCAGAGGGAGAGCACGACGAGAACGCCCCGGCCGTTGACGGAAAGGCGGCAGTCCTCGCTTTGGCCGAGAGACTCACCGGCATACGCGTCACCGAATCCCTCCTTCAGGACGCCACGTACGAACTGGGACTCGTCCCCGAACAGCACGCCGAGGAGTGGACACGCCTGGTCATCGACATCACCGATGCCCACGGAGAGCGTCTGTACCAGGAATGGACCTACGAGGAGATCGCAGCGGCTTCCGACCGCGCACGGGCAGAGGCGAACGCGCCGGTCGTGATCACCTACAACGAGCCTCTCGCCCAGGACCGTCCGAAGCACGAGACGGGTGAGTAG
- a CDS encoding polymorphic toxin-type HINT domain-containing protein, with translation MLLNRSRRTRGWQRGYAAVGKAARGLLPLALLAGLVSAAPAAADDPAPPRPSERERVLQSWKTGGQAVKAAAGAALSGDDDEVRAFLDTGQKIAEDLDRREAALTLVTEGGSALREAAQAALNGTPEQLEVFMKDGWKAPLADDQRVEAARVIESGGVGVREVGDSAMRGSIDDIRAFLTEGQYRQRDDDARVRVAQIEATGGPSTKRAAAQALAGSIDDIREFLAYGQHVSRAQDQEHATISTLAKQTSDAAAAAEKAKLNAQENLEKAKTASELAKKEAAKAAAETKAAKNDAVKAADAARRAAESTRRAADAAKAAISAARAANAAAQTAALAAQNASHAALQASRAASKAWKAAASGKVHETAAAEAEAVAKITSKMADSAEAARRTLVALKSSIVAVRGTIQAMTDAAQYSEDSAGWAGQAGVHETQAKAAAASARRHAAEARRAADVAAAYADDAALAAEQARDAARSSAAHALKAAQAARKAAEHAGDSQAAANQAKINADEALTAAKAAGAAVEKAKQVQETARKNEAEEAKARTKLLVNEARDTKEAVDAAKAVTEKKLQEAVKLDSDFDTLATEAAKPDAQPAQIAAAGRKMALLALQVRGPWSKAAAEAALTGDDDAVVLYARTGWKLAEDQDEREAVDALAWTSPYEDVRTAAKSAQAADQATVHAFLTKGQYQAAAPDNRIQVARISEAGGTGIKEAAQAALHDPDPQALDTFLAKGQYQARIEDYRVEAARMAEGGGLELKAAAETALASPDTHLITFVESGQYRAKRRDLLTAGHIEQIQGIIATSSEVAARAYQDASLAAKAAADAQGHADQARGHASTADKYAQQANGYAKDAEASADRARTSADQAAESAATARKAESRARTSANYASFSAARAEASANAARGYAASAYQAAEQARKSAKNAGNSHAAVAAMYKETLHRYAEDRRKAEIQRRLQEQAAAEAAREKSAASSLYGLLQWLMPGGNNELPDMSTMDQIHTTLDALGLIPGVGEPLDIGNCIIYGAEGWLYKYVPQWGNSEQAYKDAGLACLAATPIAGWAASGAKGLGWLDKFGVDLSPVFEALSKLLKKTPSCGKNSFPAGTHVLMGDGSTKPIEQIRTGDYVEATDPLTGSGGARRVEATIYTPDDRDFTDLTLDAAAGGGTVTATDHHPFRSEKTQKWTDAADLNPGDTLLKADGKTVAISTVRQWKSLQPAYNLTVNDLHTYYVLAGATPVLVHNSGPCPKGVADAWHEGTFDNPGGSFEYHWGKHGSPLNVTREKYLQDSIDWAQRLAEPGGKKGYNAKRMPFDDGKWGVKYSDPNGGMGGIIGPDGRVVSFWYDETH, from the coding sequence GTGCTTCTCAACAGAAGCCGGCGCACACGGGGATGGCAGAGGGGGTACGCGGCAGTCGGTAAGGCTGCTCGTGGCCTGCTTCCGCTTGCTCTGCTTGCCGGGCTGGTCTCCGCGGCACCCGCCGCCGCGGACGACCCGGCACCACCCCGGCCGTCCGAACGTGAGCGTGTACTGCAGAGCTGGAAAACCGGCGGACAGGCCGTCAAGGCCGCCGCCGGAGCCGCGCTTTCCGGAGATGACGACGAGGTCCGCGCTTTTCTGGACACCGGACAGAAGATCGCCGAGGACTTGGACCGGCGTGAGGCCGCACTCACGCTGGTGACCGAGGGAGGCTCGGCTCTGCGCGAGGCCGCGCAAGCCGCGCTCAACGGGACACCTGAGCAGCTCGAAGTCTTCATGAAGGACGGCTGGAAAGCCCCGCTCGCGGACGACCAGCGTGTCGAGGCCGCCCGGGTCATCGAGAGCGGCGGGGTCGGGGTCCGTGAGGTCGGCGACTCAGCGATGCGGGGTTCCATCGATGACATCCGGGCCTTCCTCACGGAGGGGCAGTACAGGCAACGTGACGACGACGCTCGCGTGCGCGTCGCTCAGATCGAGGCCACGGGCGGACCGTCGACCAAGCGCGCTGCCGCGCAGGCTTTGGCCGGCAGCATCGACGACATCCGCGAGTTTCTCGCGTACGGGCAGCACGTCTCTCGCGCGCAAGATCAGGAACACGCCACCATCAGCACGTTGGCCAAGCAGACCTCCGATGCGGCGGCGGCGGCCGAGAAGGCCAAGCTGAACGCCCAGGAGAACCTCGAGAAGGCCAAGACGGCGTCGGAGCTGGCGAAGAAGGAGGCTGCCAAGGCTGCCGCCGAGACCAAGGCGGCGAAGAACGATGCCGTCAAGGCCGCAGACGCTGCTCGCCGTGCCGCCGAGTCCACCCGCCGTGCCGCGGACGCCGCGAAAGCCGCGATCTCCGCTGCCCGGGCGGCGAACGCCGCAGCGCAGACGGCCGCGCTCGCCGCACAGAACGCCTCCCACGCCGCCTTGCAGGCCTCTCGGGCCGCCAGTAAGGCCTGGAAGGCGGCAGCGTCCGGCAAGGTCCATGAAACGGCCGCGGCGGAGGCCGAGGCCGTCGCGAAGATCACCTCGAAGATGGCCGATTCCGCAGAGGCCGCACGCCGCACGCTTGTGGCCCTGAAGTCCAGCATCGTGGCGGTGCGCGGAACCATCCAGGCGATGACCGACGCGGCCCAGTACTCGGAAGACTCCGCGGGTTGGGCCGGTCAGGCCGGCGTTCACGAGACTCAGGCCAAGGCAGCCGCAGCCTCGGCCCGCCGCCACGCGGCCGAAGCCAGGCGGGCCGCGGACGTCGCCGCCGCCTACGCTGACGACGCGGCTCTCGCGGCGGAGCAGGCCCGTGACGCGGCACGCTCGTCGGCCGCCCATGCCCTCAAGGCCGCACAAGCCGCTCGCAAGGCAGCCGAACATGCCGGTGACTCCCAGGCGGCGGCGAACCAGGCCAAAATCAACGCGGATGAGGCCCTCACAGCTGCGAAGGCGGCCGGAGCGGCGGTCGAGAAGGCCAAGCAGGTCCAGGAAACCGCCCGCAAGAACGAGGCCGAAGAGGCCAAGGCCCGCACCAAGCTGCTGGTCAACGAGGCCAGGGACACCAAGGAAGCGGTCGACGCGGCCAAGGCGGTCACGGAGAAGAAGCTTCAGGAGGCGGTCAAGCTCGACAGCGACTTCGACACGCTCGCTACCGAGGCCGCCAAGCCCGACGCACAGCCGGCCCAGATCGCCGCCGCTGGCCGGAAGATGGCCTTGCTGGCCCTGCAGGTCCGTGGACCGTGGAGCAAGGCCGCCGCCGAGGCGGCTCTGACCGGCGACGACGACGCCGTCGTCCTCTATGCCCGGACCGGCTGGAAGCTTGCGGAAGACCAGGACGAACGGGAGGCCGTCGACGCCCTCGCCTGGACCTCCCCGTATGAGGATGTCCGCACAGCGGCCAAGAGCGCCCAGGCGGCGGACCAGGCCACAGTTCACGCGTTCCTGACCAAGGGCCAGTACCAGGCCGCGGCACCGGACAACCGGATCCAGGTCGCCCGAATCTCGGAGGCCGGCGGAACCGGAATCAAGGAAGCCGCCCAGGCAGCGCTCCACGACCCGGACCCTCAGGCCCTGGACACCTTCCTCGCCAAGGGCCAGTACCAGGCCCGCATCGAGGACTACCGGGTTGAAGCGGCCCGCATGGCCGAGGGAGGGGGTCTCGAGCTCAAAGCAGCCGCCGAGACCGCCCTCGCCAGCCCCGACACCCATCTGATCACCTTCGTGGAATCCGGCCAGTACCGCGCCAAGCGCCGCGATCTGCTCACCGCCGGCCACATCGAGCAGATCCAAGGCATCATCGCCACCTCCAGCGAGGTTGCCGCCCGCGCCTACCAGGACGCCTCCCTCGCCGCCAAAGCCGCAGCCGACGCCCAAGGCCACGCAGACCAGGCCCGAGGCCACGCATCGACGGCAGACAAGTACGCCCAACAGGCCAATGGTTACGCCAAGGACGCCGAGGCCTCCGCTGACCGAGCCCGCACTTCGGCCGACCAGGCGGCCGAATCCGCGGCCACCGCACGCAAGGCGGAGTCTCGAGCCCGCACCAGCGCGAACTACGCCAGTTTTTCAGCCGCTCGGGCCGAGGCCAGCGCCAACGCCGCACGCGGATACGCCGCCAGCGCCTACCAGGCAGCCGAACAGGCACGTAAGTCGGCGAAGAACGCCGGCAACAGCCACGCCGCCGTCGCAGCCATGTACAAGGAGACCCTGCACCGCTACGCCGAGGACCGCCGCAAGGCAGAGATCCAACGCCGGCTCCAGGAACAGGCAGCCGCCGAGGCGGCCCGTGAGAAGTCGGCTGCCTCTTCGCTCTACGGGCTCCTGCAATGGCTGATGCCGGGAGGGAACAACGAACTCCCGGACATGAGCACGATGGACCAGATCCACACGACCCTGGACGCCCTCGGGCTCATTCCCGGCGTGGGAGAACCCCTCGACATCGGCAACTGCATCATTTACGGCGCCGAAGGCTGGCTCTACAAGTACGTTCCTCAATGGGGAAACAGCGAACAGGCATACAAGGATGCCGGCCTGGCATGTCTTGCCGCTACGCCGATCGCCGGATGGGCCGCTTCCGGGGCAAAGGGACTCGGCTGGCTTGATAAGTTCGGAGTCGACCTCAGCCCTGTCTTCGAAGCACTCTCCAAACTACTCAAGAAGACACCCTCCTGCGGAAAAAACAGCTTCCCCGCCGGCACGCACGTCCTCATGGGTGACGGCTCCACCAAGCCAATCGAACAGATCCGAACCGGCGACTACGTCGAAGCTACCGATCCGCTCACCGGGTCCGGTGGAGCTCGCCGGGTAGAGGCGACCATATACACGCCTGACGACCGTGACTTCACCGACCTTACGCTCGACGCGGCGGCCGGAGGCGGCACCGTCACGGCAACCGACCACCACCCCTTCCGGTCCGAGAAGACCCAGAAGTGGACCGACGCCGCCGACCTCAACCCCGGCGACACACTCCTCAAGGCCGACGGCAAGACCGTAGCGATCTCCACTGTCCGTCAATGGAAGTCGCTTCAACCTGCCTACAACCTCACGGTCAACGACCTCCACACGTACTATGTGCTGGCGGGCGCCACGCCGGTCTTGGTGCACAATTCGGGGCCATGCCCTAAGGGGGTTGCAGATGCCTGGCACGAGGGCACGTTCGACAACCCCGGAGGCAGTTTCGAATACCATTGGGGAAAGCATGGCAGCCCATTGAACGTTACGCGCGAGAAGTACTTGCAAGATTCGATTGACTGGGCTCAGCGTCTGGCTGAGCCAGGGGGCAAAAAGGGCTACAACGCAAAGAGGATGCCATTCGACGACGGTAAATGGGGCGTGAAGTATTCGGATCCCAACGGAGGTATGGGTGGGATCATCGGGCCGGACGGACGAGTCGTTTCCTTCTGGTACGACGAGACCCACTAG